In the Malus domestica chromosome 16, GDT2T_hap1 genome, one interval contains:
- the LOC103403218 gene encoding uncharacterized protein has translation MAAISLISSSSCSNILSFNPISSTTRNQIRKVSSTRVFASSRKGGDHADQYYQNYSSRLVDESMIVLRKRVHEMKMVERNYEPPSDWMDWEKRYYTTYDSFICQVMGFLQSHLMDTRPSFALAFLALIVLSVPTSTLMIFFQLLELAKGVGLH, from the coding sequence ATGGCAGCAatttcactcatttcttcttcttcttgttccaaCATTCTTTCATTTAATCCGATTTCCAGCACGACCCGAAACCAAATCCGGAAGGTTTCTTCAACTAGGGTTTTTGCGTCGAGCAGAAAAGGAGGTGATCATGCAGACCAGTACTACCAAAACTACAGCAGCAGGCTGGTGGACGAGAGCATGATTGTTCTCCGGAAGAGAGTTCACGAAATGAAGATGGTGGAGAGAAACTACGAGCCTCCGTCGGATTGGATGGATTGGGAGAAGCGATATTACACCACCTACGATTCGTTTATATGCCAAGTCATGGGCTTCTTGCAGTCCCACTTGATGGACACAAGGCCAAGTTTTGCTTTGGCATTCCTGGCTTTGATCGTTTTGAGCGTGCCTACTTCAACGCTTATGATTTTCTTCCAACTGTTGGAGCTCGCAAAGGGGGTCGGTCTTCACTAG
- the LOC103402615 gene encoding protein PIN-LIKES 2-like, with protein MELYKNKLEYSGDVMSAIVPLMKLLSLTVIGLVLSHPKTELIPRATFKLLSKLVFALFLPCLIFTELGGSITLENFIKWWFIPFNVLVSTLIGCFLGYLVVIICSPPPQLNRFTIIMTAFGNTGNLPVAIVGSVCHTPKNPFGQHCHSRGVAYVSFARWVAVILVYTFVYHMMEPPLEYYEIVEEGCEKEEPLPNVTSRPLLVEAEWPGIEEKETELSKAPFIARVFKSISNVSLNTLPDVDLSGEGGRNSPRSARCLAEPRVVKRMRIVAEQTPLQHILQPPTIASLLAITIGTMPMLKAFFFGDDAPLSFITDSLEILAGAVVPSVMLILGGMLAEGPNESTLGLRTTVGITVARLLLLPLVGIGIVALADKLNFLVDDDAMYKFVLLMQYTTPSAILLGAIASLRGYAVREASAILFWQHVFALFSLSLYIAIYFKLVTYV; from the coding sequence ATGGAattgtataaaaacaaattgGAGTATAGTGGGGATGTGATGAGTGCAATAGTTCCCTTGATGAAACTTTTGTCCCTCACGGTTATCGGGCTGGTTCTTTCGCACCCGAAAACTGAGTTGATACCCAGAGCTACTTTTAAGCTCCTCAGCAAGCTTGTTTTCGCCTTGTTCTTGCCCTGTCTAATCTTTACCGAGCTAGGTGGATCGATTACACTTGAAAACTTTATTAAGTGGTGGTTTATCCCATTTAATGTGTTGGTGAGTACGCTTATTGGTTGCTTCCTCGGGTATTTAGTGGTGATCATATGTAGTCCTCCCCCACAGTTGAACAGATTCACCATAATCATGACGGCGTTCGGGAATACTGGAAATCTCCCAGTTGCCATTGTTGGATCTGTCTGTCATACTCCGAAAAACCCATTTGGACAGCATTGTCACTCCCGAGGGGTGGCTTATGTCTCTTTTGCCCGATGGGTTGCTGTAATTCTTGTATATACCTTTGTTTACCACATGATGGAGCCTCCGTTGGAGTACTATGAGATAGTTGAAGAAGGGTGTGAAAAGGAGGAACCACTACCTAACGTTACGAGCAGGCCTCTACTTGTAGAAGCTGAATGGCcgggtattgaagaaaaagaaaccgAGCTTTCCAAGGCACCCTTtattgctagggttttcaaaAGCATCTCAAACGTTTCGCTCAACACTTTGCCAGATGTTGATCTCTCGGGAGAAGGTGGCCGAAACAGTCCCAGGTCGGCTAGGTGTTTGGCTGAACCTAGGGTGGTCAAGAGGATGAGAATCGTTGCCGAGCAAACTCCATTACAGCACATACTGCAACCTCCAACAATTGCCTCTTTATTGGCTATCACCATCGGGACAATGCCAATGTTAAAAGCTTTTTTCTTCGGAGATGATGCTCCACTGTCCTTCATCACAGACAGTTTAGAGATTTTAGCCGGTGCAGTGGTGCCTTCGGTGATGCTTATTCTTGGGGGTATGCTTGCAGAGGGGCCAAATGAGTCTACGCTTGGCCTCCGGACAACTGTTGGTATAACTGTGGCAAGGCTTTTACTGCTTCCTCTGGTGGGAATTGGTATAGTGGCGTTGGCCGATAAGCTCAATTTTCTGGTCGACGACGATGCAATGTACAAGTTTGTGCTCTTGATGCAGTACACGACACCGAGTGCAATTTTATTGGGAGCAATAGCCAGCTTGAGGGGTTACGCAGTTAGAGAGGCCTCGGCAATCCTCTTCTGGCAGCATGTGTTCGCTCTCTTCTCCCTTTCCTTGTACATTGCTATCTACTTTAAATTAGTCACATATGTCTGA